In Nitrosococcus oceani ATCC 19707, the following proteins share a genomic window:
- the surE gene encoding 5'/3'-nucleotidase SurE yields the protein MRILVSNDDGYLAPGIRVLADCLAKIAEVIVVAPDRDRSGASHSLTLDTPLRATLGENGFYRVEGTPTDCVHLGITGLLEKEPDMVVSGVNWGANLGDDVIYSGTVAAAMEGRFLGLPAIAVSLASAEPEHFDTAAWVARRLVTSLMEDPLPADTILNVNVPNLPRTQITDFEATRLGHRHRSEPVIKDADPRGRPIYWVGPAGESQDAGPGTDFHAIARGSVSITPIQVDLTRYAALDQVAGWLQRIPRS from the coding sequence ATGAGGATATTGGTTAGTAATGATGACGGTTACTTAGCACCTGGAATCCGGGTGCTGGCTGATTGCTTGGCTAAAATCGCGGAAGTTATTGTGGTGGCGCCGGACCGGGATCGAAGTGGGGCCAGTCATTCTTTAACCCTGGATACGCCGTTGCGGGCTACTCTTGGGGAAAATGGATTCTATCGAGTGGAAGGGACACCCACGGATTGTGTTCACTTGGGGATTACCGGACTCTTAGAAAAAGAGCCTGATATGGTGGTTTCAGGGGTTAATTGGGGTGCTAATCTCGGCGATGACGTTATCTATTCGGGTACGGTGGCCGCCGCCATGGAGGGGAGATTCTTGGGGTTGCCCGCTATTGCGGTTTCTTTGGCGTCAGCGGAGCCGGAGCATTTTGATACAGCGGCTTGGGTAGCGCGTCGGTTGGTCACCAGTCTTATGGAAGATCCCTTGCCTGCTGATACCATACTCAACGTCAATGTTCCCAATTTGCCTAGGACCCAAATAACAGATTTCGAAGCAACCCGCCTCGGCCATCGGCACCGATCCGAGCCCGTTATTAAAGATGCCGATCCCCGCGGCCGTCCCATTTACTGGGTGGGTCCGGCTGGTGAAAGTCAAGATGCGGGACCTGGCACGGATTTCCACGCAATTGCCCGAGGGAGCGTTTCTATTACCCCGATTCAGGTGGATCTCACTCGTTACGCGGCCCTTGACCAAGTTGCCGGATGGCTGCAGCGAATCCCTCGTTCATGA